The genomic DNA GGCCAGCGCCAACGCGGCGTACGGCAATTCGATCGCGATCCTGGTCGGCGACCTGCTCTTCGGCACGGCCAGCGCGATCGTCGCCGATCTGGGGCCCGAGGCCGTCAAGATCCAGGCGCAGGCGTTCGTGCGGCTGTGCTCGGGTCAGATCCGCGACGTGCGCGCCTGCCCGGACGGCGCCGACCCGGTCGACTACTACCTGGGCGTCCTCGCCGACAAGACCGGCGTGCTGATCGCCACGGCGGCCCGGTACGGCGCGATGTTCTCGGGGTGTGACGCTGGGACCGCAGAGATCATGCGGCAGTACGGCGAGCGGCTGGGCGTCGCCTTCCAGCTGGCGGACGACCTCCTCGACATCGCCTCGGACGGCGGCACCTCCGGCAAGCAGCCCGGCACGGACCTGCGCGAGGGCGTGGCCACCCTGCCGGTCCTTTATGTCCGCCGGGCCGCCGCGCCGGCCGACGCCGAGCTCCTGGAGCTGCTCTCCCGAGACCTGCGGGTCGACGACGCCGGGGTGGCGCGGGCCCTAGAGCTGCTCCGGGGGCATCCCGCGCTCGGGCACGCCCGGGAGGAGACCCGTCGCGTGGCCAACGAGGCGCGCGACCTGCTACGCCCCCTGCCGGATGGGCCCGCGGTGCGGGCCCTCGCGGCTCTGGCGTCGGGCGTCGCGGACCGCAGCGTCTGAGGGCGCCGCGCGCCGCGTCGCGCCATGCCGACGCGTGGCCTTGCCTGTCGTTGCGCCGCAGTGACACGCCGTTTGCGCCGCCGTGACCTGCCGAGGCGGCACGTCTGTTCGACACGCCGCGCCCGACACGCGCTGGGATGCGCGAATCCGTTACGCAGGGCAGGTAATAATATGTCAGCCGCCCGGCGCTTGGGCTCACGTCTTGAACGCTGACCGAGTACGATGACCTGCGTGCCTCGGGGTGGTTTTGGCCGGCTTCACGGTGACTCCGCGGGGCTCGGTTCATGACTCTCCTCGGAGCCAACCGCCGTGTGGCGCAGAGAAACTGCCGGACGGCGCGACGCTCTCGACGGGCGTCGTGGGGGGCACTTTCATAACGCACGTCGTCGGTTTAAGGTGGGGGCGGCGCGAGAATGCTCGCGCTGTAAACTTGGTCCTGAGGTGGTCTTATGTCGCGCGTTCCGGCCGATCAGCGTCGTGAGCAACTCATCGAGGCAACGATCGATTTGGCGATTCGCGAGGGACTCGCGGCTGCATCGGTGCGCCGGATCGCCGACGAGGCGAACGTCTCGCTCGGCGTGGTCCACTACTGCTTCAGCAGCAAGGAAGCCCTGCTGAACGCCGTCGCCGAGTCCTTCATCAAGCCGATCATCGGCGCGGTGAACCAGGCCCTCGACGGCCACACCGGCGGCTTCGAGGAGAAGGCCTACGAGGCGTTCAAGGCGTTCTGGGAGCACACCCAGACCCAGCCGGGACGCCAGCTGCTGTCCTACGAGCTGGCCGCGTGGTCCATCCGCGGCGACGGCGAGTCGGCCCGGCTGCTCTACAAGACCTACATCGACGCCATCGAGGTCATGATCACCGAATACCTCGGCATCCGCGGCTCGGAGGGCCTGCCCACCCGCACGCTCGCCCGCATGGTGCTCGCGGTGTGCGACGGCGTGATGCTGAGCTGGCTCGTCGACCACGACGACGAGGCCACATTCGACGTCCTGCAGGGCTTCATCAGCGTGCTGATCGCGGTGGTCGAACAGGCGCGCGGCGCCGGCTTCGTCACCGTGGCCGAGCCCGAGCCCGTGTACTGACGCCCCACCGGACCAGATCCGCCACCAGCAGCAGCAGGGCCAGCCACACGACGGCGAATCCCACCCAGCGGCCGGTCGAGAGTCGTTCGCCGACGGCGAGGGCGCACAGCAGCTGCAAGACGGGCGCGATGAACTGCATCAGCCCGACCGTCACGAGGGTGACGCGCCGGGCGGCGGCCGCGAAGAACAGCAGGGGGACCGCGGTCATCAGCCCCGTCGAGGCGAGCAGGAGTGCGTGCGCCCCGCCGTACCCACCGAAGGTGGACTCCCCCTGCGCGGCGAGCAGGCCGATGGCCGCCGCCGCGAAGGGGGCGAGGACGGCCGTCTCGGCCGTCAGGCTCTGCACGGCGGTGAGCGTGGTCCCGAGCTTGTTCTTGACCAGCCCGTAGGTGCCGAACGAGAACGCCAAGGCCAGCGGGATGACCGGCACGGCGTGGGCGTCGATCGCGAGCACCGCCGCCGCCACGACGCCGACGCCGACGGCGACGGCCTGCAGCGGCCGCAACCGCTCGCGCAGGACGATGAGCCCGAGCGCGACGCTGACCAGCGGATTCAGGAAGTAGCCCAGGGCGGCCTCCGTGATCCGCCCCGAGGTGACCGCGATCAGATAGGTCACCCAGTTGACCGAGATCAGCGCCCCGGCCAGCGCCAACCCGCCGAGCGTGCGCGGCCGGCGCAGCTGCGCCCACAGCCCGGGCAGCCCGCGGGTGGCCACCAGCAACACCAGGCAGCACGCGAGCGACCAGACGATGCGCTCAGCCAGGATCTCGACGGCCCCCGAGGGCGCGAGGGCGCGTATGTAGAGCGGGAACGAGCCCCAGATGAGGTAGGCGGCCAGACCGTAGGCCACGCCCCGGGCGTGGTCGCGCTCTGGCCGCCCACTCGACGGCGGCACCGTGGGGCTGCCCGGCTCGGACGCCCCCAGCGAATCAGTCGTCGTCCTCCTCCTCCACGACCCAGGGGTCCCGGCCGGCGAAGAGGTTGTTGACGTCCTCGTCGGTGAGGTGTCCGGCCGCCGCCATGGCCTCGTTGACCTGGCCGCGGACCTGGTCGTCGTACGCCGGGCGGGGCACGTCGCGGAAGATCCCGACAGGCACGTGCGACATGTCGCCCGGGTCCATCCATGCCAGGGTGAAGGCGCGGCTCGGGTCGGGGTTGCGCGGGTCGTGCACGAGGATGTGGTCCTCGGGGGCCTCGTCGGTCGGGACCAGTTCGAGCCCCTGCGGGCCGGCGATGACGACGCGGTCGGCCGTGCGCAGCGGCTGGCCCTCCTCCATGCGCAGCAGGCGCGCCTCCGCGGACTGGGCGTCCCGCAGCACGTCGAAGGCGCCGTCGTTGAAGATCGGGCAGTTCTGATAGATCTCGACGAACGCCGCCCCGCGGTGGGCCGCAGCGGCGCGCAGCGTGCGAGACAGGTGGTCGCGGTCCGAGGCCATGGTGCGCGCCACGAACGTGGCCTGCGACCCGAGCGCCAGCGCCACCGGGTTGAACGGCGCGTCGAGGGAACCCTGGGGGGAGGACTTGGTGATGATCCCCATGGGGGAGGTGGGGGAGTACTGGCCCTTGGTGAGCCCGTAGATCCGGTTGTTGAACATCAGGATCTTGAGGTTCACGTTGCGGCGCAGCGCGTGGATGAGGTGGTTGCCGCCGATGGACAGGGCGTCGCCGTCACCGGTCACGACCCAGACGGACAGGTCCTCGCGCGCGGTGGCGAGGCCGGTGGCGATCGCCGGGGCACGCCCGTGGATCGAGTGCATCCCGTAGGCGTCCACGTAGTAGGGAAAGCGCGAGCTGCAGCCGATCCCGGAGACCACGACGACGTTCTCGCGGCGGATGCCGAGCTCCGGCATGACGCCCTGGAACGTGGCGAGGATCGCGTAGTCGCCGCACCCGGGGCACCAGCGGACCTCCTGGTCCGAGGTGAAGTCCTTGCGGGTCAGGCTCTCGCCCTCCGGAACCTGGGGAACGCCGTGCAGGCCCGTGAGGCCCGGCATCGGCAGGTCGACGGTGCTCATCTCATGCCTCCTGGGAACCGGTGCGGACGGCGTGCGGGCCCTGCAGGATGCGCAGCTCGTCTTCGAGCATCTGCCGAATCTGCAGGGGCACGAAGGGCAGGCCGCTGACCTGCGTGAAGGACCGGATGTCGACGAGATACTTGCCGCGCAGGACCAGCGCGAGCTGCCCGAGGTTCATCTCCGGCAGCACGACGCGCTGGTAGGACTTCAGCACCGCGCCGGTGTTGCGCGGCAGCGGCGCGATGTGGCGCAGGTGCGCCTGGGCGATCTTCAGGCCGTCGCGGCGCATGTTGCGGACGGCTGCGGTGATCGGGCCGTACGTCGAGCCCCAGCCGACCACGAGCAGTTCCGCGTCGCCGGTCGGGTCGTCGACCTCCAGCGGCGGGATCGACTCGGCCATCTTCTCCAGCTTGGCCT from Austwickia sp. includes the following:
- a CDS encoding polyprenyl synthetase family protein, which translates into the protein MTGSPPFALPDVEPGLAASLQAGLAAVDDYLHDQVDHADPFIAEASGHLLAAGGKRFRPLLTLLAAHLGDGVTDEVVQAAAAVELTHLASLYHDDVMDEAEVRRHVASANAAYGNSIAILVGDLLFGTASAIVADLGPEAVKIQAQAFVRLCSGQIRDVRACPDGADPVDYYLGVLADKTGVLIATAARYGAMFSGCDAGTAEIMRQYGERLGVAFQLADDLLDIASDGGTSGKQPGTDLREGVATLPVLYVRRAAAPADAELLELLSRDLRVDDAGVARALELLRGHPALGHAREETRRVANEARDLLRPLPDGPAVRALAALASGVADRSV
- the rarD gene encoding EamA family transporter RarD, whose amino-acid sequence is MPPSSGRPERDHARGVAYGLAAYLIWGSFPLYIRALAPSGAVEILAERIVWSLACCLVLLVATRGLPGLWAQLRRPRTLGGLALAGALISVNWVTYLIAVTSGRITEAALGYFLNPLVSVALGLIVLRERLRPLQAVAVGVGVVAAAVLAIDAHAVPVIPLALAFSFGTYGLVKNKLGTTLTAVQSLTAETAVLAPFAAAAIGLLAAQGESTFGGYGGAHALLLASTGLMTAVPLLFFAAAARRVTLVTVGLMQFIAPVLQLLCALAVGERLSTGRWVGFAVVWLALLLLVADLVRWGVSTRARARPR
- a CDS encoding TetR/AcrR family transcriptional regulator translates to MSRVPADQRREQLIEATIDLAIREGLAAASVRRIADEANVSLGVVHYCFSSKEALLNAVAESFIKPIIGAVNQALDGHTGGFEEKAYEAFKAFWEHTQTQPGRQLLSYELAAWSIRGDGESARLLYKTYIDAIEVMITEYLGIRGSEGLPTRTLARMVLAVCDGVMLSWLVDHDDEATFDVLQGFISVLIAVVEQARGAGFVTVAEPEPVY
- a CDS encoding 2-oxoacid:ferredoxin oxidoreductase subunit beta translates to MSTVDLPMPGLTGLHGVPQVPEGESLTRKDFTSDQEVRWCPGCGDYAILATFQGVMPELGIRRENVVVVSGIGCSSRFPYYVDAYGMHSIHGRAPAIATGLATAREDLSVWVVTGDGDALSIGGNHLIHALRRNVNLKILMFNNRIYGLTKGQYSPTSPMGIITKSSPQGSLDAPFNPVALALGSQATFVARTMASDRDHLSRTLRAAAAHRGAAFVEIYQNCPIFNDGAFDVLRDAQSAEARLLRMEEGQPLRTADRVVIAGPQGLELVPTDEAPEDHILVHDPRNPDPSRAFTLAWMDPGDMSHVPVGIFRDVPRPAYDDQVRGQVNEAMAAAGHLTDEDVNNLFAGRDPWVVEEEDDD